A single Triticum dicoccoides isolate Atlit2015 ecotype Zavitan chromosome 2A, WEW_v2.0, whole genome shotgun sequence DNA region contains:
- the LOC119355250 gene encoding ruBisCO large subunit-binding protein subunit beta, chloroplastic-like, with protein sequence MSRMPLPPSPPPSLSSKAPTLPFSPKKTPPMPVYKDLHFNHDLSATKKLQAGVDLVARLVGVTLGPKGRNVVLANKYGPPKIVNDGETVLKEVELEDPLENLGVKLVRQAGARTNDIAGDGCTTSIILAQGLIAEGMKVLAAGMNPVQIARGIGRTADALVSELKLMSREIEDHEIAHVAAVSAGNDYAVGNMISDAFKRVGREGMVRIENGRSTVNSLEVVEGMQFERGYLSPFFVTNHANMSAEYTDCKILLVDKIISDPRELLRVCFSAVKEDFPLLIIAEDVEEEALSTLTRNKLSGMIKVAAIKAPSFGEQKTQCLEDIAIITGGTVVRDDMGYTLEEAGKEFLGSASKVIVKKDSTLIVTDGSTLHAVEKRVAQIKGQVENSKERYQKKILGERIARLSGAIAIIQVGAQTVIELKDKKLRIEDALNATMAAIEEGVVVGGGCSLLRLSQKIDMIKESLDNLEQKIGADIFKHALSYPSTLIANNAGMSGKFVIEKVLANDNASYGYNAANGCYEDLMASGILDPSKVVRCCIEHSAVVAKSFLTSDVVIVEAQESKPIRVRPPMPPRNLIPPMPASVSGIRV encoded by the exons ATGTCGAGGATGCCGCTCCCTCcgtcccctcccccctccctctccAGCAAGGCCCCCACCCTGCCCTTCTCCCCCAAGAAGACGCCGCCGATGCCCGTCTACAAGGACCTGCACTTCAACCACGACCTCTCCGCCACCAAGAAGTTGCAG GCTGGTGTGGACCTGGTGGCGCGGCTGGTGGGGGTGACCCTGGGTCCCAAGGGGAGGAATGTGGTGCTCGCCAACAAGTATGGCCCTCCCAAGATCGTCAACGAtggggagacggtcctcaaggag GTCGAGTTGGAGGACCCGCTGGAAAATCTAGGAGTTAAATTGGTCAGACAGGCCGGCGCCAGGACGAACGATATTGCCGGCGATGGGTGTACCACTTCTATAATCCTTGCTCAAGGCCTCATTGCTGAAGGAATGAAG GTTCTTGCTGCTGGAATGAATCCGGTTCAAATTGCGCGTGGCATTGGGAGGACTGCTGATGCTTTGGTTTCTGAACTCAAGTTGATGTCACGTGAG ATTGAAGATCATGAAATAGCACACGTGGCTGCAGTTAGCGCCGGAAACGACTACGCTGTCGGAAACATGATTTCTGATGCTTTTAAAAGAGTAGGGAGGGAAGGCATGGTTAGGATTGAAAACGGGAGAAGCACTGTAAACAGTTTGGAGGTTGTCGAAGGAATGCAGTTTGAACGTGGTTACCTCTCACCGTTCTTTGTGACTAATCATGCAAATATGTCCGCGGAGTACACTGACTGTAAG ATCCTGTTGGTTGACAAGATAATTTCTGATCCAAGGGAACTATTAAGGGTATGCTTTAGTGCTGTAAAAGAAGATTTTCCATTGTTAATAATTGCTGAGGATGTCGAAGAAGAAGCATTGTCTACTTTGACGAGAAACAAGCTATCAGGGATGATCAAAGTGGCAGCAATTAAGGCTCCTTCTTTCGGTGAACAAAAAACCCAATGCTTAGAAGACATTGCAATCATAACAGGAG GTACAGTAGTGAGAGATGACATGGGATACACACTAGAAGAGGCAGGGAAAGAGTTCTTAGGCTCTGCTTCTAAAGTAATAGTCAAGAAAGATTCAACACTAATTGTTACTGATGGAAGCACCCTTCATGCAGTTGAGAAAAGGGTTGCTCAGATAAAAGGCCAAGTTGAG AACTCAAAGGAGAGGTACCAGAAAAAGATACTGGGTGAGAGGATTGCAAGGTTATCTGGTGCAATTGCAATCATTCAG GTTGGTGCTCAAACAGTCATTGAGCTGAAAGATAAGAAACTGAGAATTGAAGATGCCCTTAATGCAACCATG GCAGCTATTGAGGAAGGTGTTGTAGTTGGTGGTGGATGCAGCCTACTAAGATTATCCCAGAAGATTGACATGATCAAGGAATCATTGGATAATTTAGAGCAGAAG ATTGGTGCTGACATCTTCAAACATGCTCTGAGCTACCCTAGCACACTAATAGCTAACAATGCCGGGATGAGTGGCAAGTTCGTCATCGAAAAG GTGCTGGCAAATGACAATGCAAGTTATGGCTACAATGCTGCCAACGGCTGCTATGAGGACTTGATGGCTTCTGGAATATTGGACCCATCAAAG GTTGTGAGGTGTTGCATAGAGCATTCTGCTGTTGTTGCCAAGTCTTTTCTCACCTCCGACGTAGTGATCGTGGAGGCGCAAGAAAGCAAACCGATTCGCGTAAGGCCCCCAATGCCCCCTAGGAACCTGATTCCCCCAATGCCTGCATCAG TTTCAGGTATTCGAGTGTAG